One Eremothecium cymbalariae DBVPG#7215 chromosome 2, complete sequence DNA window includes the following coding sequences:
- the PAC1 gene encoding Pac1p (similar to Ashbya gossypii ADR176W) produces the protein MSQRHILPAQQRVELNKSIYDYVDRCGAEERFLVELRDVLELSEADCDAVGNGRDADLLLKKWNSIIRLHRKIIDLEQKCQQLTDELEAIPTEAYREAERSDNNAMWMPRANATFQLDLGSSVTDIKLHPSLPVVFLATDQGKMVAYDLFNRSMPLHSTQAHMKGITSLALVETAEGGLLVSTTSKDLQCKIWSFTDNAGFQPNRTLSSHEHIVSQSRFLRSGTDLLLVTCSRDLTVKVWDTKSGWCVKSFQPHNQWIRTLDVHGDFIITGSNDSSLRLSHWPSGNGLSMATLHEFPIEKVLIIPMSDPPASNNTANGKPTTVPLELTNFDPDYGLLGFKYCISCSRDNLIILWKIPLPKFIPHRPPQPNPLQTQFEKVNIFKGHTSWVRDIKVRGSHLFSCSDDRSIRCWDLVTGECVKVWPEASQGFINCLSVDSDVTKDKLLRDLLLLGSIDGKCNVFMK, from the coding sequence ATGAGCCAGCGTCATATACTACCAGCACAGCAGCGGGTGGAGTTAAATAAGTCGATATATGATTATGTGGATCGATGTGGGGCGGAAGAGAGGTTTCTTGTGGAATTAAGGGATGTGTTAGAGTTGAGTGAGGCGGATTGTGATGCTGTGGGAAATGGTAGGGATGCGGATttgcttttgaagaagtgGAATTCGATCATACGGTTACATAGGAAGATTATTGATTTGGAGCAGAAGTGTCAGCAGCTTACAGATGAGTTGGAGGCTATACCGACAGAGGCGTACAGGGAGGCGGAGAGGTCGGACAACAATGCGATGTGGATGCCCAGGGCTAATGCGACGTTTCAATTGGACTTGGGTAGTTCTGTTACGGATATCAAATTGCATCCTTCGTTGCCGGTTGTATTTTTGGCGACGGATCAGGGGAAGATGGTTGCGTACGATCTTTTTAATCGGTCGATGCCGTTGCATTCTACGCAGGCGCATATGAAGGGGATTACTTCTTTGGCACTAGTTGAGACTGCGGAGGGGGGTCTTTTAGTGTCTACTACGTCGAAGGATTTGCAGTGCAAGATCTGGTCGTTCACAGACAATGCGGGTTTCCAGCCGAATCGAACATTGTCGTCGCATGAGCATATAGTGTCACAGTCGCGTTTTCTAAGGTCGGGCACCGATTTGCTCTTGGTAACGTGTTCTAGGGATTTGACGGTGAAGGTTTGGGATACCAAGAGCGGATGGTGTGTCAAATCGTTTCAACCGCATAACCAGTGGATCCGCACTTTGGATGTTCATGGTGATTTTATTATCACAGGATCCAATGATTCATCTCTTCGGTTATCGCATTGGCCTAGTGGGAACGGTCTTTCGATGGCCACTTTGCATGAGTTCCCAATAGAGAAGGTTTTGATTATTCCAATGTCAGATCCTCCTGCATCAAATAATACTGCTAATGGTAAACCAACTACCGTACCCTTAGAACTCACAAATTTTGATCCCGATTATGGTTTATTaggtttcaaatattgcatATCATGTTCCAGGGATAATCTCATAATCCTATGGAAGATTCCTCTACCAAAATTCATTCCTCATAGACCGCCACAACCAAACCCGTTACAGACTCAATTCGAAAAagttaatatttttaaaggGCATACCTCATGGGTTCGAGATATAAAGGTGAGAGGAAGTCACTTATTTTCGTGTAGTGATGATAGGTCCATTAGGTGCTGGGACCTCGTCACTGGAGAATGCGTAAAAGTTTGGCCTGAAGCGAGCCAAGGCTTCATTAACTGTCTATCGGTTGACAGTGATGTGACCAAGGACAAGTTACTAAGAGATTTGCTCCTATTGGGCAGCATAGACGGCAAGTGTAACGTTTTCATGAAGTAG
- the PNT1 gene encoding Pnt1p (similar to Ashbya gossypii ADR173W), which yields MLKVLFRYQFRGYSTVEPIIELSSEKLWVASKADNALLEKLVSKSIADKIQVSSSSELHDSVFNSARCLPITTFNRKRIFEEVESDIKIAKWRKPVLKWWRLSRTVYSTFKVGIMDTYRVYRDSKSLSSDLGTELFRKIEYLEIEARQSGSPLSSSIGIQRREFQEWRHRDQVWKLPRFGLLVLLFEEFSLGLLYLWPSICPWNCLTPGAFKRISDRRAGRLVVLPPCEGKKESYLSVYTVPSANLLQYITKIGLLPYWKSKVYNWSNTRRPAEILRKWHQYLFVDNWIILRILLSVKDKPLVISDRDLVNIIFERQLYNKGEDLNAMVQTKNGQQLMLSRLFIYLSWHFNDTVSVGGTKLFSEKWGVNNVGVLNFPGSAELLCLSNLKNIMQVGT from the coding sequence ATGTTAAAGGTGTTATTTCGTTATCAATTTCGAGGGTATTCAACCGTTGAACCTATTATTGAGCTTAGTTCAGAAAAATTGTGGGTTGCGTCTAAAGCTGATAATGCTTTACTTGAAAAACTTGTATCGAAGAGCATTGCTGATAAAATACAagtatcttcttcttcagaacTTCATGATTCCGTATTCAATTCAGCAAGATGTCTTCCGATAACGACGTTTAATCGTAAACGAATTTTCGAAGAGGTTGAGAGTGATATCAAGATTGCAAAATGGAGAAAACCAGTATTGAAATGGTGGAGATTAAGCCGTACTGTATACTCTACTTTCAAGGTAGGAATCATGGATACGTATCGAGTTTATCGTGATTCCAAATCGCTAAGTAGTGACCTAGGAACTGAGCTTTTTAGAAAGATAGAATATCTTGAAATTGAAGCGAGGCAAAGCGGCTCACCACTCTCATCAAGCATTGGTATACAAAGGAGAGAATTCCAAGAATGGAGACATAGAGACCAAGTTTGGAAGTTACCAAGATTTGGACTTttagttttattatttgaagaattttcaCTTGGTTTGTTATATTTGTGGCCAAGCATCTGCCCTTGGAATTGCTTGACACCCGGAGCATTTAAAAGAATATCAGATCGCAGAGCAGGTAGATTAGTTGTATTACCACCATGCGAAGGTAAAAAAGAAAGCTACCTCAGTGTATATACCGTTCCAAGCGCCAATCTACTGCAATATATCACCAAGATAGGATTATTACCTTACTGGAAGTCAAAAGTCTACAATTGGTCCAACACAAGGAGACCTGCTGAAATTCTGCGCAAATGGCAtcaatatttatttgttgatAATTGGATTATTTTGCGTATACTTCTCTCAGTAAAGGATAAACCCTTAGTAATTAGTGATCGAGACTTGGTTAATATCATCTTTGAGCGACAGTTATACAATAAGGGGGAGGATTTGAATGCCATGGTTCAAACTAAAAACGGCCAACAGCTCATGTTAAGCAGACTGTTTATCTACCTAAGCTGGCATTTTAACGACACAGTCAGCGTAGGAGGAACGAAATTGTTCAGTGAAAAATGGGGCGTTAATAATGTGGGCGTCCTAAATTTCCCAGGGTCGGCAGAGTTACTTTGCCTTAGcaacttgaaaaatattatgCAAGTTGGGACATGA
- the RPN8 gene encoding proteasome regulatory particle lid subunit RPN8 (similar to Ashbya gossypii AAL116W): MPINYEQVTVAPLVLLSVLDHYKRTNTPEHKRCVGVILGDSSSSSIRVTNSFALPFEEDEKNPDVWFLDHNYIESMNEMCKKINAKEKMIGWYHSGPKLKSSDLKINDLFKKYSDGNSLLLIVDVKQQGVGLPTDAYMAVEQVKDDGSSTEKTFVHLPSTIEAEEAEEIGVEHLLRDVRDQAAGNLSIRLTNQLKSLKGLQRKLRDIVEYLDKVNKGLLPANHIILGKLQDVFNLLPNLGSPDDDELTGKNEDIVNASNNLQKALTVKTNDELMVIYTSNLMRTIIAFDNLIENKIQNKKLQESKFEPEQLAKEEIKQQESTKA; the protein is encoded by the coding sequence ATGCCTATAAATTACGAGCAAGTTACTGTTGCTCCTTTGGTGCTACTTTCTGTTTTAGATCACTATAAGCGTACGAATACGCCAGAGCACAAGAGATGTGTTGGGGTTATTTTGGGTGACAGttcgtcttcttcaatCAGAGTAACCAATTCTTTTGCGTTGCCTTTTGAGGAGGATGAAAAGAATCCAGATGTGTGGTTTTTGGATCATAACTATATAGAGAGCATGAATGAAATGTGCAAAAAGATTAATGCAAAGGAGAAAATGATTGGATGGTATCATAGTGGTCCGAAGTTGAAATCGTCAGATCTAAAAATCAACGATTTATTTAAGAAGTATTCTGATGGAAATTCTTTGCTTTTGATCGTAGATGTCAAACAACAGGGGGTTGGTCTTCCTACGGATGCGTACATGGCAGTTGAACAAGTCAAGGATGACGGGAGCTCCACTGAAAAGACGTTTGTTCATTTACCTTCCACAATTGAggcagaagaagcagaagaaattGGTGTTGAACATCTATTACGAGATGTGCGTGATCAGGCCGCAGGAAACCTATCAATTAGGTTGACTAATCAACTTAAATCTTTAAAAGGACTACAACGCAAATTGAGAGACATTGTAGAATACTTAGACAAAGTTAACAAGGGCTTGTTACCAGCTAACCACATCATCTTGGGCAAATTACAAGATGTCTTCAATCTTCTACCTAATTTGGGGTCGCCAGACGATGATGAGCTAACGGGAAAAAACGAAGACATTGTTAATGCTTCCAACAACTTGCAAAAAGCTTTAACTGTAAAAACCAACGATGAGCTAATGGTCATATACACTAGTAATTTGATGAGAACCATTATTGCTTTTGACAATTTGATCGAGAacaaaatccaaaataaGAAATTACAAGAAAGCAAATTTGAGCCAGAGCAACTTGCAAAGGAAGAGATCAAGCAGCAAGAATCAACAAAGGCATAA
- a CDS encoding uncharacterized protein (similar to Saccharomyces cerevisiae YOR264w - DSE3), which translates to MPFRFYGEKIEYGTDFQTPPSLALTDDDFENIPDIIESGKSLVPSLGHCLSVTRSSTNLWRASTEIELRCPPVTYQFGGETKEDPTVGSRKDKLQKRHSLFGTLPPLPSILTRTGSQRVSSETKSFRVSIADFAKKSQASIRDKTAKRIPSLSGQKSISLYFPRESSSKSTLKFADVHTQTLPSSALSTPIELPEPIALPILNYNLHGGFKSPSPSRKLFSKTSGYMHWNHAITQEFNGYSLPPLTPEADGDNFTFENPIYANDNIYKGPSLTSSIHSEESYLKPLSLEPAQHAKAFYKNPSPNISETSFEQILKRYFPKSTDSS; encoded by the coding sequence atGCCATTCCGTTTTTATGGAGAAAAAATTGAATATGGAACTGACTTTCAGACTCCACCCTCGTTGGCGTTAACAGATGATGACTTCGAGAATATACCTGATATTATTGAGTCAGGAAAATCGTTGGTACCATCGCTGGGGCATTGTCTGAGTGTCACTagatcttcaacaaatctGTGGAGAGCTTCGACTGAAATTGAACTACGTTGTCCTCCAGTTACATATCAATTTGGTGGagaaacaaaagaagatccTACTGTTGGTTCCCGTAAAGATAAGCTACAAAAAAGACACAGTCTATTTGGTACTTTGCCACCATTGCCTTCGATATTAACTCGAACAGGAAGTCAAAGAGTATCctcagaaacaaaaagtttTAGGGTTAGTATTGCAGACTTTGCCAAGAAATCACAAGCCAGTATAAGGGACAAAACTGCTAAAAGAATTCCTTCTTTGAGTGGTCAAAAATCCATATCGCTGTATTTTCCTCGTGAAAGTTCCTCAAAGAGCACGTTAAAATTTGCAGACGTGCATACTCAGACTCTTCCATCAAGTGCGTTATCCACACCTATAGAGTTACCAGAACCAATTGCACTACCTATACTAAACTATAATTTGCATGGAGGTTTCAAGAGTCCTTCACCATCCAGAAAGCTGTTCAGCAAGACATCTGGATATATGCATTGGAACCATGCCATTACCCAAGAATTCAATGGATATTCATTACCACCGCTTACTCCAGAAGCTGATGGTGATAATTTTACTTTCGAGAATCCAATCTATGCGAACGATAACATATACAAGGGGCCATCCCTCACATCTTCCATACATTCCGAAGAATCATATCTAAAACCGTTATCTCTTGAGCCAGCTCAGCATGCAAAAGCCTTTTATAAAAACCCATCGCCAAATATAAGTGAAACCTCATTTGAGCAAATATTAAAGAGATATTTCCCAAAATCAACAGATTCCAGTTAA
- the RPT4 gene encoding proteasome regulatory particle base subunit RPT4 (similar to Ashbya gossypii AAL113W): MSEEQDPLMAAINGSEAAKEELQSQSEQPVPKPEVVDPEQEARKKALSQFKKKLLEHRRYDGQLKQRRQDIRELEKQYEKTEQDIKALQSIGQLVGEVMKELSEEKYIVKASSGPRYIVGVRNSADRSKLKKGVRVTLDITTLTIMRILPRETDPLVYNMTTFEQGEISFDGIGGLTEQIRELREVIELPLKNPEIFQRVGINSPKGVLLYGPPGTGKTLLAKAVAATIGANFIFSPASGIVDKYIGESARIIREMFAYAKEHEPCIIFMDEVDAIGGRRFSEGTSADREIQRTLMELLTQMDGFDNLGQTKVIMATNRPDTLDPALLRPGRLDRKIEISLPNEAGRLEIFKIHTAKVKKTGEFDFEATVKMSDGFNGADIRNCVTEAGFFAIRDDRDYIIQEDLMKAVRKVAEVKKLEGKLEYQKL, translated from the coding sequence ATGTCAGAGGAACAGGATCCATTGATGGCAGCCATAAATGGCAGTGAAGCGGCTAAGGAAGAACTGCAGAGTCAATCTGAACAGCCAGTTCCTAAACCAGAAGTTGTTGATCCAGAACAAGAAGCACGTAAGAAAGCATTATCTCAGTTTAAAAAGAAGCTATTGGAACATAGACGTTATGATGGTCAATTAAAGCAAAGAAGACAAGATATACgagaattggaaaagcAATATGAGAAAACGGAGCAGGATATAAAGGCTCTCCAGTCCATTGGGCAATTGGTTGGGGAAGTGATGAAGGAACTCTCGGAGGAGAAATATATTGTGAAGGCATCTAGTGGACCTAGGTACATTGTGGGGGTGAGAAACAGTGCGGATCGGtcaaaattgaagaagggTGTTCGTGTAACGTTGGATATTACCACGTTAACAATTATGAGAATCTTACCTCGTGAAACAGATCCATTGGTGTATAACATGACCACTTTTGAACAAGGTGAAATATCTTTTGATGGTATTGGTGGTTTAACAGAGCAGATCAGAGAGTTGAGAGAAGTGATTGAGTTGCCATTAAAGAATCCcgaaatttttcaaaggGTGGGTATTAATTCACCAAAGGGGGTTTTATTGTATGGCCCACCTGGTACTGGTAAGACTTTGCTTGCAAAGGCGGTAGCTGCTACTATTGGGGCcaatttcatcttttcCCCTGCATCAGGCATTGTCGATAAGTACATTGGTGAGTCTGCACGTATTATAAGAGAGATGTTTGCATACGCCAAGGAACACGAACCGTGTATCATTTTTATGGATGAAGTTGATGCCATTGGTGGGCGTAGGTTCAGCGAAGGTACTTCTGCTGACCGTGAAATTCAGCGTACTTTGATGGAGCTATTAACGCAGATGGATGGTTTTGATAACTTGGGTCAGACCAAGGTCATTATGGCTACTAATAGACCGGATACATTAGACCCCGCGCTATTAAGACCTGGTAGATTGGATAGAAAGATAGAAATCAGTTTACCTAATGAAGCAGGAAGATTAGAAATCTTTAAGATTCATACCGCTAAGGTTAAAAAGACTGGGgagtttgattttgaagcCACCGTAAAAATGAGTGACGGATTTAATGGTGCGGACATTCGTAATTGTGTGACCGAAGCTGGTTTTTTTGCAATTAGGGATGATCGTGATTACATTATTCAAGAAGATCTAATGAAAGCTGTGAGGAAGGTTGCAGAGGTCAAGAAATTAGAGGGTAAATTGGAATACCAAAAACTCTGA
- the RBL2 gene encoding Rbl2p (similar to Ashbya gossypii AAL118C), which yields MAPTQLEIKVRALQRLVKEENYYQEELKEQKERVEQLQQDFSVDPYDLKKHVEVMQDTERLLPKFYEKVEQFYEDLKNFLGDYQGDEDTTDAYKVLDSAKELVANK from the coding sequence ATGGCACCAACTCAGCTGGAAATCAAGGTAAGGGCATTGCAAAGATTGGTGAAGGAAGAAAATTATTATCAAGAAGAGttaaaagaacaaaaggAGCGCGTAGAGCAGCTGCAGCAAGATTTTTCAGTTGATCCCTATGACTTAAAGAAGCATGTTGAAGTTATGCAAGATACTGAAAGATTGTTGCCAAAATTCTACGAAAAGGTTGAGCAATTCtatgaagatttgaagaacttctTAGGAGATTATCAAGGGGATGAAGATACTACCGACGCATATAAAGTTCTAGATAGTGCTAAAGAGTTAGTTGCTAACAAATAA
- the HRK1 gene encoding putative serine/threonine protein kinase HRK1 (similar to Ashbya gossypii ADR174C), producing the protein MPSLLGLNFHKKKSSESLKGLSPLHSINREDSNHSHSNQGTTNNSSSGNVSPNHHQQQQHHHHHNRSFNELTRFFRSSLRKKSTASLQMNLTRSVEQHNSHTPSVTAPSSDSVLSLSNKTSIYHDDSILAQKYGKLGKVLGSGAGGSVKVLLRPTDGRTFAVKQFRPRRPGESVKDYSRKCTSEYMIGSMLHHPNIIETLDVFSDSKQSQYYEVMEYCPVDFFAVVMSGQMSRGEVNCCFKQLVEGVSYLHSKGYAHRDLKLDNCVMTRDGILKLIDFGSAFVFKYTYEADEKMAHGIVGSDPYLAPEVLISTKSYSAPMVDIWSIAIIFCCMMLKRFPWKEPRLTDNNFKVYCMADDQEHDYVKSAKEHEFLMQKRREERQKEKELKQELENKPPSSSIDIHKQVAADLPSGRTDDSDTKSPEAKSPEADAKLLDAKLLEAPDEKLLEAPDAKSAETQEEAQEEAQADEKHLELPAIKSPEPQSAKVTEIEEHADLPKDKNDMPSAREPTEGESKALATSEIAPNKRPKKVIRGPYILLRLLPHASRPLMSRMLQVDPAKRASMQSVLDDNWYKSIKHCTMNDKKSVLRAPGHSHTIVSEESTHLETHKV; encoded by the coding sequence ATGCCAAGCCTATTAGGATTAAACTTTCATAAGAAGAAGTCTTCAGAGAGTTTGAAGGGGTTATCACCCCTTCATTCAATCAATCGAGAGGATAGTAATCATAGCCATTCCAATCAGGGAACGACGAATAACTCGAGTAGTGGCAATGTGTCGCCtaatcatcatcagcagcagcaacatcatcatcaccataaTAGGTCGTTCAACGAGTTGACAAGGTTTTTTAGATCTTCGTTGCGAAAGAAGTCCACTGCATCATTGCAGATGAATTTGACGAGGTCTGTGGAACAGCACAATTCGCATACGCCCTCGGTTACGGCACCTAGTTCAGATTCTGTGCTTTCGTTATCGAACAAGACGAGTATTTATCACGATGACTCGATTTTGGCACAGAAATATGGGAAGCTTGGGAAGGTGCTTGGTTCTGGTGCGGGAGGGTCAGTGAAGGTACTTTTGAGGCCCACAGATGGAAGGACCTTTGCTGTGAAACAGTTTAGGCCGCGAAGACCGGGAGAATCCGTGAAGGATTATTCGCGGAAGTGTACGTCAGAGTATATGATTGGTTCTATGTTGCATCATCCGAATATTATTGAGACGCTAGATGTATTTTCAGATAGTAAACAGAGTCAGTATTATGAGGTGATGGAGTATTGTCCTGTAGACTTCTTTGCGGTTGTGATGTCTGGTCAGATGTCGCGTGGTGAAGTTAACTGTTGTTTTAAGCAGCTAGTTGAAGGTGTTAGCTACCTGCATTCAAAGGGATATGCTCACCGTGACCTCAAGTTGGATAATTGTGTGATGACTCGAGATGGCATTCTAAAGCTGATTGATTTTGGATCAGCTTTCGTTTTTAAATATACGTATGAGGCCGATGAGAAAATGGCACATGGTATTGTGGGTAGCGATCCATATTTGGCTCCTGAAGTGTTAATATCAACCAAATCCTACAGCGCACCGATGGTGGACATATGGTCTATTGCGATTATCTTTTGTTGTATGATGTTGAAGCGGTTTCCCTGGAAGGAACCCCGGCTAACTGATAATAATTTCAAGGTATATTGCATGGCAGATGATCAGGAACATGATTATGTTAAGAGCGCTAAAGAGCATGAATTTCTAATGCAGAAAAGACGTGAAGAGCGtcagaaagagaaagaattaaaacaaGAACTGGAGAATAAACCACCAAGTTCATCTATAGATATTCATAAACAAGTTGCCGCGGATCTTCCTTCGGGAAGAACAGATGATTCAGATACAAAGTCACCTGAGGCAAAGTCACCTGAAGCAGATGCAAAGTTGCTAGATGCAAAGTTGCTAGAAGCGCCAGATGAAAAGTTGCTAGAAGCGCCAGATGCAAAATCGGCAGAGACACAGGAAGAGGCACAGGAAGAGGCACAGGCAGACGAAAAGCATCTAGAATTACCAGCTATAAAGTCTCCGGAGCCGCAATCTGCAAAAGTGACCgaaattgaagaacacGCAGACCTCCCTAAAGACAAAAATGATATGCCTTCAGCTCGTGAACCAACGGAAGGAGAATCAAAAGCGCTTGCTACATCAGAAATAGCTCCAAATAAAAGACCCAAGAAGGTTATTCGAGGTCCATACATATTATTGCGTTTGCTGCCACACGCTTCAAGGCCACTTATGTCTCGCATGCTACAGGTGGATCCTGCAAAGCGAGCTAGTATGCAAAGTGTTTTGGACGATAATTGGTACAAGAGCATTAAACATTGTACCATGAATGATAAAAAGAGTGTTCTAAGGGCACCAGGTCACTCACATACAATTGTTTCAGAAGAAAGCACGCATCTAGAAACTCATAAAGTGTGA
- the COX10 gene encoding protoheme IX farnesyltransferase (similar to Ashbya gossypii AAL115W), with protein MSVLHPTYTRGSIMLAANGLVPLRSIKCSFTIVQGRFNSSTTESSTPKMPLNTAPIEFTTNYGFRGPWKRPNSIQEAAKNALRCNDTTPARELPFTVKLVDPHTRKDKLSRSKTAGITSIRKSIIDPYLQLSKPRLTVLVMLSAICSYALSPYPATISALLSLTIGTTLCSASANAINMGREPEFDRQMVRTQARPVVRGLLTPLQAFKFASVTGFLGPTILLLGVNPTVASLGFFNIFLYGWLYTSLKRKHIINTWLGAIVGAIPPLMGWAASSPLSHPACWALACLLYAWQFPHFNTLSHNIRNEYKNAGYVMAAWKNPKLNARVALRYSLLMFPLCFFLSYYGITDWYYQFDSAIANAWMAFWSFKFWWQQRYNYSKKVYSNKTEFNKGLALANVYARKTFWVSVWHLPAVLILAILHKKGRWDWLLDEKPALSA; from the coding sequence ATGTCTGTGTTACATCCTACCTATACTAGAGGTAGTATTATGCTCGCAGCGAATGGATTAGTTCCATTGCGGTCTATTAAATGTAGTTTTACGATCGTTCAAGGCAGATTTAATTCTTCTACTACGGAATCTAGTACTCCAAAAATGCCACTGAATACTGCGCCAATTGAATTTACAACGAATTATGGTTTTCGAGGCCCTTGGAAGCGTCCTAATAGCATCCAAGAAGCAGCTAAGAACGCTTTACGGTGCAATGACACTACCCCTGCTAGAGAATTACCATTTACTGTGAAGCTGGTTGATCCTCATACAAGAAAAGATAAGTTGAGCAGATCTAAAACTGCCGGGATAACGAGCATCCGAAAGTCTATTATTGATCCATATCTGCAACTATCTAAGCCAAGGTTGACGGTATTAGTGATGCTAAGCGCCATTTGTTCATATGCATTGTCTCCGTATCCAGCTACTATCAGTGCGTTGTTGTCATTAACAATTGGTACCACTTTATGTTCTGCTTCTGCAAATGCAATTAATATGGGCAGGGAGCCAGAGTTTGATAGACAAATGGTAAGGACTCAAGCAAGACCTGTTGTTCGCGGACTGCTTACACCTTTACAAGCTTTTAAATTTGCAAGTGTTACAGGATTCTTGGGTCCAACAATCCTACTTCTTGGGGTGAATCCAACTGTTGCATCATTAggcttttttaatatatttctctaCGGATGGCTCTATACTTCCTTAAAGAGAAAACACATCATTAATACATGGCTTGGTGCCATTGTGGGTGCCATTCCCCCATTGATGGGGTGGGCAGCTTCAAGTCCATTATCTCACCCAGCCTGTTGGGCGTTGGCTTGTTTGTTATATGCCTGGCAATTCCCTCATTTCAATACTTTGAGTCATAATATTAGGAATGAATACAAGAATGCAGGCTATGTAATGGCTGCGTGGAAAAATCCTAAATTAAATGCTCGTGTGGCTCTGCGATATTCACTGCTCATGTTCCCATTATGTTTTTTCCTTTCATATTATGGTATTACAGATTGGTATTACCAGTTTGATTCTGCCATTGCTAACGCTTGGATGGCCTTTTGGTCGTTCAAATTTTGGTGGCAGCAGCGCTATAACTATTCCAAAAAGGTTTATAGCAATAAGACTGAATTCAACAAGGGGTTGGCTCTGGCGAATGTCTATGCTAGGAAAACATTCTGGGTAAGTGTCTGGCATTTGCCAGCTGTTTTAATATTGGCAATTTTACACAAAAAGGGACGCTGGGATTGGTTGCTGGATGAGAAGCCCGCTTTATCTGCATAA
- the GPN2 gene encoding GTPase GPN2 (similar to Ashbya gossypii AAL117C), with amino-acid sequence MPFGQIVIGPPGSGKSTYSHGCSQFFNAIGRHVQIINMDPANDRLPYPCEVDIRDFITLEEIMSEQKLGPNGGLMYALESVENSLSLFVLQIKALVKEESAYLVFDCPGQVELFTHNSALSRIFKRLEKELDLRLCVVNLIDCFYITSPSQYISVLLLALRSMLMMDLPHINVFSKIDMLHTYGELPFKLDYYTEVQDLEYLKSHVEKEGSGMLGKKYAKLTETIAELVSDFHLVSFEVLCVDDKETMIDLQHVIDKSNGYIFGASEIGGDTVWAEATRQGTASVSRDIQDRWIDNKDKYDEEEYKKREQLLKEQAIHEKEVPMSEEDEWKRAMEDWEKMNSSNFTK; translated from the coding sequence ATGCCTTTTGGTCAGATTGTGATAGGGCCGCCTGGTTCGGGCAAATCTACCTACTCCCATGGCTGTAGTCAGTTTTTCAATGCCATTGGAAGACATGTTCAAATCATCAATATGGATCCGGCAAACGACAGATTACCATACCCTTGTGAGGTTGATATCAGAGACTTTATAACTCTTGAAGAAATTATGAGTGAACAGAAGCTGGGCCCAAATGGAGGCTTGATGTATGCTTTGGAATCGGTGGAGAACTCACTATCACTTTTTGTACTGCAAATTAAAGCACTAGTGAAGGAGGAGAGTGCTTATTTAGTGTTTGATTGCCCTGGTCAAGTGGAGTTGTTTACGCACAATTCTGCTCTTTCACGAATATTTAAGAGACTTGAAAAGGAGCTCGATCTACGACTATGTGTGGTAAATTTGATAGACTGCTTTTATATTACGTCACCTTCGCAATATATCTCCGTTTTATTGCTAGCCTTACGGTCGATGCTGATGATGGATCTGCCACATATAAACGTGTTTTCTAAGATTGATATGCTTCATACATATGGTGAGTTGCCATTTAAACTGGACTACTACACGGAAGTGCAGGActtggaatatttgaaatcGCATGTCGAAAAAGAGGGCTCTGGTATGTTAGGAAAAAAATATGCCAAACTCACAGAGACCATTGCAGAGTTGGTTTCAGATTTCCACCTAGTATCATTTGAGGTGCTTTGTGTCGATGACAAGGAGACTATGATTGACTTGCAACATGTAATCGACAAGTCCAACGGCTACATATTTGGTGCATCTGAGATCGGAGGAGATACTGTATGGGCAGAGGCTACAAGACAGGGGACCGCTTCAGTTAGCCGCGACATACAAGATAGATGGATTGACAACAAGGATAAATATGACGAGGAAGAATATAAGAAGAGGGAGCAGCTTCTAAAGGAGCAAGCTATTCACGAAAAAGAGGTTCCCATGAGCGAGGAAGACGAATGGAAACGTGCGATGGAGGACTGGGAAAAAATgaactcttcaaattttaCCAAATAA